One part of the Schistocerca piceifrons isolate TAMUIC-IGC-003096 chromosome 2, iqSchPice1.1, whole genome shotgun sequence genome encodes these proteins:
- the LOC124776820 gene encoding TATA box-binding protein-like 1 yields the protein MMAAAIQENGLQLLPNGNLAHNIGNVEPETEPDGTSQRLMPAEGPQQPIAQAENQTDSGETPEIDIVINNVVCSFSVRCHLNLRQIALNGANVEYRKENGMITMKLRKPYTTASMWSSGKITCTGATSEEQAKIAARRFARCLQKLGFNTRFNNFRVVNVLGTCSMPFAIKITAFSERYKETADYEPELHPGVTYKLKQPKATLKIFSTGSITVTAPSVADVQAAIERIFPLVYEFRKERTKEDLLAMEWKRRGQKRKRSYTHIEIEEPDGFEDPLMDTEDDDENYDSEKSWD from the exons ATGATGGCTGCAGCTATACAGGAGAATGGGCTGCAGTTATTACCAAATGGAAACCTAGCCCACAATATAGGTAATGTTGAGCCAGAGACGGAGCCTGATGGGACTTCCCAGCGTCTCATGCCTGCTGAAGGCCCTCAGCAGCCTATCGCACAGGCTGAAAATCAGACTGACAGTGGTGAAACACCTGAAATAGACATTGTAATAAACAATGTGGTTTGCAGCTTTAGTGTGAGGTGCCATCTCAATCTACGACAGATTGCACTGAATGGTGCCAACGTTGAATATAGGAAAGAGAACGGG ATGATAACCATGAAACTTAGGAAGCCATACACAACTGCATCCATGTGGTCTTCTGGTAAAATAACTTGCACTGGGGCAACAAGTGAAGAACAAGCAAAAATTGCAGCAAGACGTTTTGCAAGATGCTTACAGAAACTTGGTTTCAACACTAGGTTCAACAATTTTAGGGTAGTAAATGTGCTAGGCACATGTTCCATGCCATTTGCTATTAAAATAACAGCATTTTCTGAACGCTACAAAGAGACTGCTGA TTATGAACCTGAGCTTCATCCAGGTGTTACATATAAGCTTAAACAGCCAAAAGCAACACTCAAAATATTTTCGACTGGTAGCATCACAGTAACAG CACCAAGTGTTGCTGATGTTCAGGCAGCCATAGAGCGTATTTTTCCTCTAGTCTATGAATTTCGTAAGGAGCGTACAAAAGAAGATTTACTTGCAATGGAGTGGAAGCGCAGAGGACAGAAACGGAAACGCAGTTACACGCACATAGAGATTGAAGAACCAGATGGTTTTGAGGACCCCTTGATGGACACGGAGgatgatgatgaaaattatgaCAGTGAAAAAAGCTGGGATTGA